From one Eucalyptus grandis isolate ANBG69807.140 chromosome 9, ASM1654582v1, whole genome shotgun sequence genomic stretch:
- the LOC120288503 gene encoding wall-associated receptor kinase 2-like, with translation MGGSMLLHRLPLRVVLLLCSLVALFSVVTADVVQTTKPGCANRCGNLTFAYPFGMNNAGNDCYFKESDAFFIFCDNSTDTPTPYMYTKECYNSFGGSSYNNNLSLIIPDFPISSAKNKFIAVGCDTYATFSGRQGSTYVTGCLSSCESFSDVINGSCSGIGCCETSIPRDAYQYNISVSSFNNHAGIWEFNPCGYAFVAEDGFFSFSTDNLHEPPFDMVPIVVDWLIPDQTCEDAKKNTTTYMCQENSNCTDAENGNGYQCRCLEGFQGNPYLQNGCQDINECVTSQPCVGICTNLPGSYNCSCPEGSQGDGRKDGKGCTPIIHEKRFRSIDIVLGQ, from the exons ATGGGTGGATCCATGCTGCTCCATAGACTTCCCTTGAGAGTTGTGCTGTTGTTGTGCTCATTGGTGGCTCTATTCTCAGTTGTTACGGCGGATGTAGTCCAAACAACAAAGCCCGGATGCGCGAACAGATGTGGCAACCTCACCTTCGCGTACCCATTTGGGATGAACAACGCCGGCAACGACTGCTACTTCAAAGAATCAGACgcttttttcatcttttgcgACAACTCGACTGATACTCCCACTCCTTATATGTACA CCAAAGAATGTTATAATTCGTTTGGCGGATCCTCGTACAACAATAATCTTTCGCTCATTATTCCCGATTTCCCCATATCTTCTGCCAAGAACAAATTTATCGCCGTGGGATGCGACACGTACGCAACCTTCAGCGGCCGACAAGGAAGCACGTATGTGACGGGGTGCTTGTCCTCATGCGAGAGCTTCTCGGACGTGATTAATGGGTCGTGCTCAGGCATTGGTTGCTGCGAGACTAGCATACCTCGAGACGCCTACCAATATAACATCTCTGTCAGTAGCTTCAACAATCATGCCGGCATCTGGGAATTCAATCCATGCGGATACGCTTTCGTTGCCGAAGACGGCTTCTTTAGCTTCTCCACGGACAATCTGCACGAGCCGCCATTTGATATGGTCCCTATAGTTGTCGATTGGTTAATTCCAGATCAAACATGCGAGGATGCAAAGAAGAATACAACGACCTACATGTGCCAAGAGAACTCCAATTGTACAGATGCTGAGAATGGAAACGGGTACCAGTGCCGCTGCTTGGAGGGTTTTCAAGGGAACCCCTATCTACAAAATGGTTGTCAAG ATATCAATGAATGCGTGACTTCACAACCCTGTGTTGGAATATGTACGAATTTGCCAGGATCGTATAATTGTTCATGTCCAGAGGGATCCCAAGGAGATGGAAGAAAAGATGGCAAGGGTTGTACTCCTATCATCCATGAAAAGAGGTTTCGCTCAATTGACATTGTGCTAGGTCAGTAA